In the Desulfobacterales bacterium genome, one interval contains:
- the fliN gene encoding flagellar motor switch protein FliN has product MNNDEKTAGDDGVAMEEGTRDLDFILDIPLDLTVELGRTKMLVNDLLQLGQGSIVELNKIAGEPLEIYINRKLVARGEVVVVNEKFGVRLTDIVSPLERVKSLG; this is encoded by the coding sequence ATGAATAACGACGAAAAAACCGCCGGCGACGATGGCGTCGCGATGGAAGAGGGAACCCGGGATCTGGATTTTATTCTGGATATTCCGCTGGATCTGACCGTGGAGCTGGGGAGAACCAAGATGCTTGTCAATGATCTTCTTCAATTGGGACAGGGTTCGATTGTTGAACTGAACAAAATAGCCGGTGAGCCGCTTGAAATTTATATCAACCGAAAACTGGTGGCCCGGGGGGAGGTGGTTGTGGTCAATGAGAAATTCGGCGTGCGCCTGACCGACATCGTCAGCCCTCTGGAGCGTGTCAAAAGCCTTGGATAA
- the fliO gene encoding flagellar biosynthetic protein FliO, with product MDAVSAEPVVTLMPELWMTLLKSFGMLCVVLGVLITVLWLLRRLHDRGLSGQPGLIQVVASSYVGPKERISLVDVLGEKFLIGVTSQEINLLAKISDKDNVCAERSAAPEGLFKSLLRRQFDANAGAGEKGKKGSSAG from the coding sequence ATGGATGCAGTATCCGCCGAACCGGTGGTGACTCTGATGCCCGAACTTTGGATGACACTGCTGAAAAGTTTTGGAATGCTCTGCGTTGTGCTGGGGGTACTGATCACGGTCTTGTGGCTGTTGCGGCGGCTGCATGATCGCGGGTTATCTGGTCAACCGGGTCTGATTCAAGTCGTGGCGAGCAGTTACGTGGGGCCCAAGGAGCGCATTTCGCTGGTGGATGTTCTGGGCGAAAAATTTCTGATCGGTGTTACTTCTCAGGAGATCAACCTGCTGGCTAAAATTTCGGATAAGGACAATGTGTGCGCGGAGCGGTCTGCCGCGCCGGAGGGGCTGTTCAAATCGCTGTTGCGGCGGCAATTCGATGCAAACGCCGGCGCCGGTGAAAAAGGAAAAAAGGGCTCGTCCGCAGGATAA